A region of the Paramormyrops kingsleyae isolate MSU_618 chromosome 6, PKINGS_0.4, whole genome shotgun sequence genome:
AAAGTGATACAGAGTCAAGGAACTTACTGCCCTAAACAGATTCAAGGCAATATTCTGAATTTCACATCTGCAATATGTGCTTACATGGATGATCAAAGGTATGCAATTCAGAAAGGCAAAACATATTTTTGAAAGTTAACAGAATCCTATCTGCCACACACACTGGCAGCTCTCATGGGAGGAAAGGTCACTGCTTTAGTTCTGGGAAATGCTGTGAGTGTGAGATTTCATAGTGAAAAGATGGAACCCTGCAGACAGCAGAGCAAAACGCCCAACAGCACAATGCAAGGCAGTGCTATGACGTACATCCAGAACAGGATCCAGTGGCAATAAGACAGCCAAGGCTGCGGGGGGTGCTGTTTGTTGTTATCAACAAACCTGTAGAAACAAGACAACTTTCGGTTTATAATTTACACAAGGAAAAAAGGGGAAATAGAGAGGCATGTATAGGTAATAGCACAAATAGTGCACAAGAATATACCCTTGATATAGAAGGAAAAGGGGATTTTAGGTCTGAGAGAGACACATACGAGTACAAGCTGAAATCCTTGCTGTGCATGAGCTGCAGTTCATGCTTCGTCGGAGTACTCCAGCCACCTGTGAGGCCTCCCTCCTTCAGCCCTCGGTTCCTGCATTGTCTGTCCGTGGGATCCCGAGACGGGCTGTGTACACAAGCACAGCTTTCATTGTGACCGTACAGGCACACAGAGGCCGGCATAAGGCCAGCATTAACTGACAGCCCAGGAAGTGCTCATGCGAGATCAATTGCCAGCTGAGGCACCTCACCGTAAgttctggagtgggacaaacaATTCAGGAAATACCTGCGCAGGTCCAGCACATAGCTTTTTGCAACCCAGCCCTGTGAAGGACCTGGCACCTGTGGAGGGGtgtgggggccccctgttgaaTGGAAGGGGCCACTGTCTGATACACCGTTCAGTAGCTGTCTACAGAGAGATGGTGGTAAAACAATAGAATGCAGACAGCAAGCAGATTGACTGTCATTGTGTTCATGGCACAACTAATACTGATAATTGTTCATTTATGAAAGTGCAGGTCTTGTTCCAAAATACCCTAAGCTTTGCTTGCTTACTCTACAATATCTACTCCATTGCTTACCCTACAAACTCTACTCCACTGCTTACCCTACAATCTCTACTTTACAACAGGGTTAAAAGTTTTACATTTAATCAGGCAGCTTTTTATGAAAAGGATTAAgtcaaatatatttaatataaaccCATAACCTTGCAGTCATGAAGCTAAAGCATTAGATTGTACCACACATCTAATACTAACATAGCACCAATCGCTATTTCCagaatatatatactgtatttccTGAAATAAAAGCCGGGATTCAATCAAATGCTGAGTCTCAGGTAATAGCCGGATGCGTGTTTAACAGGCAAATAAAGCCTAGGCCCTAAATACAGGCCGAGAGAAAAACAAGGGTGGGTGAACTATTGGGGACTCATTcatgaataaaatacaaatagtGTTCACGTTTATGCAAGGACTtcgggatttataaagaaacaaCATAAAACATACCCTGCAAACGTTTGTACGTTTAAGAATGGTCCAGAGCAATCTAACAAATGTTTTGGCGGAAACGGAAAAACAAGCAACACCTCGGGTTCAGATACAAATGGGCATCTAAGTCACATTTAGTCAGTTTTAGCGCCTGGTAAAATACACTTCAATAAATACAGAAACATTCTTATTGTATCTGATAGACAACCAACattcagcatttgttttattgttttacatgaaggactttatatagatatatatacactcacctaaaggattattaggaacacctgttcaatttctcattaatgcatttatctaatcaaccaatcacatggcagttgcttcaatgcatttaggggtgtggtcctggtcaagacaatctcctgaactccaaactgaatgtcagaatgggaaagaaaggtgatttaagaaattttgagcgtggcatggttgttggtgccagacgggccggtctgagtatttcacagtctgctcagttactgggattttcacgcacaaccatttctagggtttacaaagaatggtgtgaaaagggaaaaacatccagtatgcagcagtcctgtgagcgaaaatgccttgttgatgctagaggtcagaggagaatgggccgactgattcaagctgatagaagagcaactttgactgaaataaccactcgttacaaccgaggtatgcagcaaagcatttgtgaagccaccaatatatatatatacactcacctaaaggattattaggaacaccatactaatacggtgtttgaccccctttcgccttcagaactgccttaattctacgtggcattgattcaacaaggtgctgaaagcattctttagaaatgttggcccatattaataggatagcatcttgcagttgatggagatttgtgggatacacatccagggcacgaagctcccgttccaccacatcccaaagatgctctattgggttgagatctggtgactgtgggggccattttagtacagtgaactcattgtcatgttcaagaaaccaatttgaaatgattcgagctttgtgacatggtgcattatcctgctggaagtagccatcagaggatgggtacatggtggtcataaagggatggacatggtcagaaacaatgctcaggtaggccgtggcatttaaacgatgcccaattggcactaaggggcctaaagtgtgccaagaaaacatcccccacaccattacaccaccaccaccagcctgcacagtggtaacaaggcatgatggatccatgttctcattctgtttacgccaaattctgactctaccatttgaatgtctcaacagaaatcgagactcatcagaccaggcaacatttttccagtcttcaactgtccaattttggtgagcttgtgcaaattgtagcctctttttcctatttgtagtggagatgagtggtacccggtggggtcttctgctgttgtagcccatccgcctcaaggttgtgcgtgttgtggcttcacaaatgctttgctgcatacttcagttgtaacgagtggttatttcagtcaaagttgctcttctatcagcttgaatcagtcggcccattctcctctgacctctagcatcaaccagccattttcgcccacaggactgccgcatactggatgtttttccctttgcacatcattctttgtaaaccctagaaatggttgtgcgtgaaaatcccagtaactgagcagattgtgaaatactcagaccggcccgtctggcaccaacaaccatgccacgctcaaaattgcttaaatcagctttctttcccattctgacattcagtttggagttcaggagattgtcttgaccaggaccacatccctaaatgcattgaagcaactgccatgttattggttgattagataattgcattaatgagaaattgaacaggtgttcctaataatcctttaggtgagtgtatatatatatatatatatattgtggaATTTAATTTACGTATGAGGTTGTGCACTATAAGCCAAGGTAAGCTGCAATCAGGAGTGTAGccatgatttttaaaataccgaGGTCAAAAGTGTTACCCCTTCCTAGGTCTGCCCTGTCCATTCCATTCAGCTTTTTCTTGCGGCTAAATCAGATAGTTATTAGATTTTTGATGGTGCTATAAAAAGGGAATGtctattaatgttaatatttgtaataactaatgaaatgttttattttaatgttgtggCCAATCAGATGTGTCAGGCTCATTTAGCCAATCAGAATGCTTCACTTTCGAAGTCACTGGTACCTGCTGTCCAATTGGCAGTTAGCCTTGGGGTTCATTGGCAAAGTTTGTATTTCACTCCGAGTCTGTGGGTGAAATGGGGATGTGTGTGAGCCTCCCAGTACCTTCTAAGGTATGTGCATCCATtgactttcattttttttgtgacTAGGCCAAAAGCACCATAACAGAGACCATACCTGACTAGTGGGTATGACAGCAACACTCACTCTGCGCCGAGTGCTGAGCTTGAGAAACAAGAAACAGGAAAGATGCCGATTATAATGTGCAGCACAATCAATAATAAGCACATTGCATCAATGTGAGAATAAGCTTCTGTTAAGGGGAACTGTTACCTGGCCTGACCTAATGACCTTCTGCCTCATTTCACCCTCATCTAGAAAGAGATCGTGAGGATCATCAAGCGTGAGATTGGAGCAGTTCTCACACCTTATTCGTTAGCAGAATCACATCCTCACATTAAAACCTATGATTTCACAAGGTCCTCTGTGGTATAACAACACCCTCCAAAATTCATTTAACTGTGGATTAAGACAATTTTTGTCCCTGCTGCACATTTACAGGCATCTAGCAATTGCCCGCAATGAGCCATGAAGACCACTGGGTGGCAGCACTCACCCCTGGGATCGCTAAGTTGCCGAGAACAGTTGCTCCTCTGCACCATCCTCTTTGCCTCCTCCAGCTCAGCATAGTCCCTGACATGCCGCCACTGCAGCTTCTCCACATGGGCCATCATGAGTTGCACCGCGTGGCTCACACGAGCCTCCTGGAACATGGGTTCCAGGTTCGAATGCATTTGGCACACTATACAGTCATGTCACACAACGCTAACATTCAGTAGTGCAAATCACTAATTTGAACACAAAACATTGGCAATGGagaaacagctgtttttatCTGAATATAAAATAACGCCTTAAGAATAACGTCCATCCAACTTCTGAGCGCTTACTCTGGTCGGGGTTGCAAGGACATGCAGGGGGACGACACACTTGACaaacagtaaccccccccccccattctacCCCACATACGGTACAAATTAACACTTTATCAGTCCTGTAGAGGACACTATTTTCCTGGTTTCCTCTTAAATGAAGCTCCTGTGCCTCCTATTAATGTCTAAACCAAATCACCTGAGATATTGAAGCTCTCCGAAATGTGAGCTGCAGTCACCCTCATGCACACGATGAGCCTGTCTGGCACACACACTCCAACAGGTACCTGATGCACAGCACCCAGCACCTCTGCCGTGTTGGTGATACGCTGCACGGAGCCAGCCAGGACATCCAGGCAGAGCTCAAGCCTCTGAAGGATTTTGCTCCTCTTGGTGTCCAGACACAAGGCCTTCAGTGCCTGCTCACACAGATGGGGTCACACAGGCAAGGATGATAATtattaggggtgtaaatcacagctttcctcgcgaTATGATACAGTATCGATTCTTTAAGCCAACAGTTCGATACCTTATTTTCCTCAGAAATTGCCACGATATGATGCGATACGATACATTTCAGCtcgatactggggatagtagttgaaatgatgaaatttcacacaatcctttacatttcaatggattaaaaaaggcaaatataattagcattttatcatattttattgggaactgtaaacaaaatctagtgtagtcaagtatgtcccataaatcaagcaaaataaagtgcaataaggtaaaaataaaaactttggatggatgtagattaacatggtgaataatttttattttgaatcaagtcttctccagacaaatacaaaagtgtaacaaaaagtatgtccataactgtcatgacctgctcgtatgaccctctcgtgtgctagaggcttcttacttggtccagctcccctaTTCATTtctataccctttcttaagtttagtagaaataaactggaggctaactaggcgactcggtagcttgcagcagttaccgcggttgaacgcgtcatccatcctctattttttacgATCTgcccacactacctttgcgattgaccagtagatcgcgatcgatgtattgggcacccctggtgtagaccatgtatacatcggcgtggatcatgaaaacaatactggaacaggccagaaaataaaaacgcatgtatcgatatttatgcggtcacatcgatgcatcggatcATTTGCTgttgaatcgatatatcgatacaaatcgatgtattgttacacccctaataaTTATAGCTACAGGCAGTGATTATCGGGGTCCACAATGCCTTGAATAGATGCTTTGGCTAAATTTAACATCAAATGTTCTATTAGAACGGTTACTTCATGTTTAGGTTCAGCTCTGCCCACAGTCCTCCACTCCATTCATCGTTCGCTCCGCCTCCCCATCCAGACCCCGCCCTGTCTCGCTTTATGCGTCATATGTCACTTCCGTATCCCAGAAGTGAAAAGCCGCAAGCAAGACATCTCGAGAGCTCTGCTTATCGATTATTGTTGTTGGTTTGCTTTTCTTTGATTGATATCACTCTGTATCATTTGTTTAGTTAATTGGATTTCTGATTTTCACTTTGCCCTTGTCTGTACTTTCGCTTTGGTTTATTTGCTATTTGGTTTCGAACTCTCGCCCGGTTTTGGTTAACGTCTACACATGCCCCGGTGACTTTCGCTGCTTTGATCTGTGTCAGGTGTGTAGGGAATGactgccattttgttttgcgGACATATGTTGTATGCTGTTGTTTGGATAGGGAGTTTGGTGGAgaatttgtcattttgtttttattttctttgcacTTAAGTAAGTTTAGCTTTGGGATGTGTTCGGAAgctgggttttgtttattgttttggctgTAGTCACTCCTGAGTCCTTTTCAACTgggtttatttgttctgtgtctgtggtgTGTCAAGAAAAAcggaaaaatataaaaataatatccCTTTCTCCATGTGTGTTCCCTTGTCCATCACACCCTGTTCTTCCCTTACTCTACTTCCCCTTTCATTCTGTTatgccccaaccctagactggggctcataacagaaattgggggctcgtccagGATAGAATTACTAAAGCTTGGTTGGATCGTCCCTCTTTTTTGTCTGTGTCACCCAGtctttgtgcctttttcaaCTTTGTTTGGTGGATTCATTTTGGTGGGGAAACACCTGGTAATTGGGATTAGCATGGCTACATTCAACTTGCTTGAGTTTACCCTGTGCACCACACAGGAGCAGTTTGATAGTTATAGGAAGGCTGACCTGGTGGCCATTGCAGGCTTCTTTAACGTGGTGATCCCTGTCGATGCCTCAAAACGGGAAATTAAGCAGGTCCTGCAGGACGAATTGGTCACGCAAGGAATCCCGCCAGAGCCTGGTGATCTCTCGGGTGTTGCACCGATCCGGTCACCTACGACGGCAGAAGCCAGAGGCCCGGAATCCTAGCTACGCATGGATCCCAGGGATCCCGGCTGGCCCAAGGAGGTCCTCCTCCTGACTATTCGGTTTAAGGAACTTGAGTTGAAGATTAAGAGGCAGGATGCAAGATGTCTTGAGAGTTTGCTTTTCTTTGATTGATACCACTGTGTATCATTTATTTCGTTAATTGGATTTCTGAATTTCGCTTTGCCCTTGTCTGTACTTTCGCTTTGGTTTATTTGCTATTTGGTTTCGAACTCTCGCCCGGTTTTGGTTAACGTCTACGCACCAGGATTACCAAGCCCAACTCCTTTGGGTAAGGGCTTTGGAGATAGAAGTGGATAGGGTGGAGGCCCTGAAAAAGGCAAGGGTAGGCCAGCTACAGCCCATTCCTCAGCCTCGCAAGGTAAGTTCGCCCCTTGGTACTACTCGTTCCGCCGCTTCCTTAGCTCGTGCCGGTGCTACCCCACTGGACGATGCTTCGCATCCTAGCCCTCGATCTCTGACAGTTCCACCCTGATCCCTTGAGAGTGAGAATATTGGATTCGATGCCAGTCGCCATATTGGACTCGTGCCCATATTTCGAGAGAATGTAGTAGATGCCTATTTCCCCATCTTTGATGGCATTGCTACCACTTTGAATTGGCCCAGGCACATATGTTCACTTTTGCTGCAGTGCAAGCTTGTGGGGAAAGCTCAAGAAGTTTGTTCGGCTCTTGCATTTGAACAGAGCCTTGATTATGATGTTATAAAGGCTATTGTCTTGAGGGAATACGAATTGGTACCTGAAGCTTACCGGAAAAACTTCCGGAACCTCTGTAAATCCGAGAAGTCACTTCTCTTTGATAAGTGGTGGACAACTAGCAGTGTGACAAATTTCGACCAGTTCAAGGAGCTGATTTTGCTTGAAGAGTTCAAGAATTGTGTACCTGACCATGTTGTTGTATATCTGAATGAACAGAAAGTTACGTCTCTTGGCGAAGCCGCTACCCTCGCTGATGAGTTTGTGTTAACCCATAGAAGCTCAACCAAACAATTCCCCCTGCTCCCCTGCGTCCGATCCCAGCGACTGGGGAACCATTCAAGCACATTTTTATCGATTGCGTGGGTCCAACTACCCGTTATCCCAAAGCGATACCTCTGCGAAGCTTAAAAACAAAAGGTGTGGCAAAAGTCCTACCTAAAGTCTGACCAGGGTTCAAATTTTACTTCCCGGCTATTTTCTCAGGTGGCATGCAAACTAAACATCCAGCATCACCTGGAGTCCCAGCGGGCCCTGCAGTGTTTCCACCAATCTTTTAAGGTCATGCTGCGTACCTACTGTTTAGGGGCAGGGAAAGACTGGGACGAGGGGGTACCTTTGCTTTTGTTCGTTATTCGGGACACTGTGCAAGAGTTTACTGGTTTCAGTCTGGCTGAACTTGTCTTTGGGCATGACATGCGCAGTCCTTTAAAGATACTGCAGAAGCAGTGGTTGTCCCTGAGACCACCTCCTCAGACTAAGAATGTGCTGAGCTTTGTGAAGTCTCTGCGTGAACGCCTTGGTGCAGCCAGGGAACTGGCCAGACGCTCGTTAAGTTCATTACAGGAGGTGATGAAAGCTCACTTTGATAAGAAAGCAAGGGAACAAACTTTCCAGGAGGGAGATTGCATGTTGTTCCTCTTGCCCCTGCCTGGCTCGTCTCTCCAAGCACGGTTTTCAGGTCCCTACAGAGTACAGGAAAAAGTAAGTCTCACCGATTATATAATTGACACTCCGAACCAAAAACAGAAAACCGGTATTTGTCACATGAACGTGTTGAAACCTTACGTTGATCATTCTGACCCTGCGCCTTCGCCCGCTCCTGTTCCGCTCCCCTCTTCTGTGGTTAATGTGCCTTTACACGAGTACTCGCTTGAACTCGATGAGCTATATCTCGGGAGGAATTGTTTGCCAATCGCTTGCCTGCCCAACTCAGGATGGCTTGCTGACTTACCCTCGGCCGCCTAATCGGATATTCAAGTCCTCATAAGTAAATTTCCGTCTTTATTCACTGACACACCTTTGCGGACCCCTGTTTTAGAGCGTGACATTGATGTTGGAGATCATGTCCCCATTGAACAGCACCCCTATTGCGTTAGTCCTCATAAGTGAGCGCTACTAAAAAAGGAAACTGATTACTTGCTGGAAAATGGTCTTGCTGTTCCCAGTTCCAGTCCCTGTAGCTCACCCTGTTTGCTCGTTCCAAAACCTGATGGTACGTTTTGTTTCTGCACGGATTATAAATGCGGTAACCAAACCTGATGTTTTCCGCTTCTCAGGATGTTAGATTGTGTAGACCGCATTAGTTCTGCTCGGTTCATAACAAAGCTCGACCTCCTAAAAGGATATTAGCAGGTACTGTTGACCCCTCGTGCTTTGAAAATCTCCGCTTTTGCTACGCCAGACACCTTCTTGCAGTATACGGTCATGTCCTTTGGATTACGTAATGCCCCAGCAACATTCCAACGGCTAATGCATAACGTATTAGGAGATGTTACAAACTGTGAAGCATACTTAGATGATGTGGTTATCCATTCTGACTCTTGGAACAAATATGTGACGTCATTAGAACAAGTTTTTACTCGCTGAAAGAGGCTTTGTTAATACTTAACCTTGACAAATATGAATTCGGACAGGGCACCGTCACATACCTCGGAAAACTAGTAAGACACGGAATGGTCAAGCCTGTAGACGCCAAGGTCCAAGCCATCAAGTCCTTCCCCATTCTGCAAACTAAGGGAGACCTCCGACGTTTTCTTGGGATGGCAGGTTATTATCGTTGTTTTTGCTGGAATTTTTCTGACATAGTGTTACCCCTTACAAATTTGCTCCCAAAGAATGCGCATTTTGCCTGGTCCACTGATTGTCAATCTGCCTTCGACTTCAAGCTCTCTGCTCACTAGTTCCCTCGTCTTAGCTACCCCCAATTTTGGCAAACCATTCAAATTAGAAGTGGATGCTAGTGGTACTGGAACGGCGCTGTCCTGCAGGAGGATGATGCAGGTTTAGACCATCCTATTTCTTATTGGTCTAAAATCTAAAAAGTTTGTTAAACATCAGTTGACCTATAGTACGATAGAAAAGGAAGCCTTTGCCCTgcgggg
Encoded here:
- the LOC111834333 gene encoding inositol 1,4,5-triphosphate receptor associated 1 encodes the protein MMEEKLETNSLGEYESRSSTQVQEDVSHRRAAANSVCLKFDRTRCPSSSGRSRSSEVPASSAKPRESENMLGESGEDSEEELSQEDPLACWENLPILDRLGLSSTEMTEKEMESTFLQLASAFRCDQYTLQKRLQAEEHARNVAEWNVHLELEQGRDALQALKALCLDTKRSKILQRLELCLDVLAGSVQRITNTAEVLGAVHQEARVSHAVQLMMAHVEKLQWRHVRDYAELEEAKRMVQRSNCSRQLSDPRDEGEMRQKVIRSGQLSTRRRVSVAVIPTSQTRSEIQTLPMNPKANCQLDSRQLLNGVSDSGPFHSTGGPHTPPQVPGPSQGWVAKSYVLDLRSPSRDPTDRQCRNRGLKEGGLTGGWSTPTKHELQLMHSKDFSLYSFVDNNKQHPPQPWLSYCHWILFWMYVIALPCIVLLGVLLCCLQGSIFSL